The following coding sequences are from one Zalophus californianus isolate mZalCal1 chromosome 5, mZalCal1.pri.v2, whole genome shotgun sequence window:
- the LOC113928640 gene encoding olfactory receptor 14A16-like — MTNITTFLLMGFPDDQVLQRLYAAFFSLVYLAALMGNLLIITLTTIDQHLQSPMYFFLKNLSLIDICYISVTVPKFVMNSLTNSHSISFVGCASQVFLVVFFAGTEFALLLVMSYDRYAAICCPLHYEAIMNRGTCVQMVRASWFSGCVYGSIHVAGTFSVRFCGCNIVHQFFCDVPSLLTLACSGEETLEYAFIIGSCCFGFICFILLVVSYVYIFSTVLRIPSAKGRVKSLSTCLPHLTVVTLFFFSGIITYLAKNFKSSSSLKVLISVLYTVLPPTMNPLIYSLRNWDIQMALGKLIARKLFRRLF; from the coding sequence ATGACTAACATAACAACATTCTTGCTCATGGGATTCCCTGATGATCAGGTGCTACAGAGACTTTATGCTGCATTCTTCTCCCTGGTTTACCTGGCAGCATTGATGGGGAACCTCCTCATTATCACCCTCACCACCATTGACCAGCATCTACAATCCCCCATGtatttcttcctgaaaaattTGTCTTTGATTGATATCTGTTACATCTCTGTCACTGTCCCCAAATTCGTCATGAACTCTCTGACCAACAGCCATTCCATCTCCTTTGTGGGGTGTGCCTCACAGGTTTTCcttgttgttttctttgctggcacagagtttgCCCTCCTTCTGGTGATGTCCTATGATCGCTATGCAGCCATCTGCTGTCCTCTGCACTATGAGGCCATCATGAATAGAGGTACCTGTGTGCAGATGGTGAGAGCATCATGGTTCAGTGGGTGTGTCTATGGATCCATTCATGTAGCAGGCACATTTTCTGTCCGTTTCTGTGGTTGTAACATAGTGCACCAATTCTTTTGTGATGTGCCATCACTGCTCACACTTGCTTGTTCTGGGGAGGAAACTCTAGAATATGCATTTATAATCGGTAGTTGTTGTTTTggatttatatgttttattttattggtggtatcttatgtttacattttttctacTGTTCTAAGAATCCCATCTGCAAAGGGCAGAGTGAAAAGTCTTTCAACCTGCCTGCCCCACCTCACCGTGGTGACATTGTTCTTCTTTTCTGGGATTATCACATATTtagctaaaaattttaaatcttcatcTTCACTGAAAGTGTTGATATCAGTGCTTTACACTGTGTTACCGCCCACCATGAATCCACTTATTTACAGCCTGAGAAACTGGGATATACAAATGGCCTTGGGCAAACTGATAGCTAGGAAACTGTTTAGaagacttttttaa